Proteins co-encoded in one Chroicocephalus ridibundus chromosome 6, bChrRid1.1, whole genome shotgun sequence genomic window:
- the MASP1 gene encoding mannan-binding lectin serine protease 1 isoform X2, whose amino-acid sequence MRYPLTWSFCALLLCTVDAIELTDMFGEIQSPNFPDSYPSDSEVTWNISVPDGFKIKLYFMHFDLESSYLCEYDYVKIEAEDQELATFCGRETTDTEQAPGQQVILSPGPYMGLTFRSDFSNEERFTGFDAHYTAVDVDECLEKSDEELACDHYCHNYIGGYYCSCRFGYILHSDNRTCKVECSDNLYTQRSGVITSADFPSPYPKSSDCLYRIELEEGFFITLSFEDSFDVEDHPEVTCPYDYIKIKAGQREFGPFCGEKSPGRIETQTNSVQILFHSDNSGENRGWKLSYTAIGNPCPLVQPPINGKIEPSQAKYTFKDQVVISCNTGYKVLKDNLESDSFQIECLKDGTWSNKIPICKTADRADNQTEGRAGSEQVAA is encoded by the exons ATGAG GTACCCCCTGACCTGGTCCTTCTGTGCCTTGCTGCTCTGCACAGTGGATGCCATCGAGCTGACGGACATGTTTGGAGAGATTCAGTCTCCCAACTTCCCTGATTCCTATCCCAGTGACTCAGAAGTCACGTGGAACATCTCTGTGCCTGACGGATTTAAAATCAAGCTGTACTTCATGCATTTTGACTTGGAGTCGTCCTACCTCTGTGAATACGACTATGTGAAG ATTGAAGCTGAGGACCAGGAGCTGGCAACCTTCTGCGGCAGAGAGACGACGGACACAGAGCAGGCCCCCGGCCAGCAAGTGATCCTGTCCCCGGGGCCCTACATGGGGCTCACGTTCAGGTCCGACTTCTCCAACGAGGAGCGCTTCACTGGCTTCGATGCCCATTACACGGCTGTGG ATGTGGACGAGTGCCTGGAGAAAAGTGACGAGGAGCTGGCGTGTGACCACTACTGCCACAACTACATCGGCGGGTACTACTGCTCCTGCAGGTTCGGCTACATCCTCCACTCCGACAACAGGACCTGCAAAG TGGAGTGCAGCGACAACCTCTACACCCAGAGGAGCGGGGTGATCACCAGCGCTGACTTCCCCAGCCCCTACCCCAAGAGCTCGGATTGCCTGTACCGCATCGAGCTGGAGGAGGGTTTCTTCATCACCCTGAGTTTCGAGGACAGCTTTGACGTGGAAGACCACCCTGAAGTGACCTGTCCTTATGACTACATCAAG ATCAAAGCTGGCCAAAGAGAGTTTGGCCCTTTCTGTGGAGAAAAGTCCCCAGGACGCATTGAAACCCAAACCAACAGCGTGCAGATCCTCTTCCACAGTGACAACTCAGGAGAGAACAGGGGCTGGAAGCTGTCGTACACAGCAATTG GGAACCCATGCCCACTGGTGCAACCACCAATCAATGGGAAAATTGAGCCTTCTCAAGCCAAGTACACCTTCAAAGACCAGGTTGTCATCAGCTGCAACACCGGATACAAAGTACTAAAG GATAACCTGGAAAGCGACTCCTTCCAGATCGAGTGTCTAAAGGACGGGACCTGGAGTAACAAGATCCCCATCTGCAAAA CTGCAGATAGAGCCGACAACCAGACAGAGGGAAGAGCCGGCTCGGAGCAAGTGGCCGCCTGA